A window of the Sabethes cyaneus chromosome 1, idSabCyanKW18_F2, whole genome shotgun sequence genome harbors these coding sequences:
- the LOC128735030 gene encoding casein kinase II subunit alpha, which translates to MTLPSSARVYADVNSHKPREYWDYENYVVDWANQDDYQLVRKLGRGKYSEVFEAIKITNNEKCVVKILKPVKKKKIKREIKILENLRGGTNIITLLAVVKDPVSRTPALIFEHVNNTDFKQLYQTLTDYDIRYYLYELLKALDYCHSMGIMHRDVKPHNVMIDHENRKLRLIDWGLAEFYHPGQEYNVRVASRYFKGPELLVDYQMYDYSLDMWSLGCMLASMIFRKEPFFHGHDNYDQLVRIAKVLGTEDLFAYLDKYNIELDPRFNDILSRHSRKRWERFVHSENQHLVSPEALDFLDKLLRYDHYERLTAKEAMEHPYFAIIVNGQMPPPSSSMKGSNQ; encoded by the coding sequence ATGACATTGCCGAGCAGTGCACGAGTTTATGCGGACGTGAATTCGCACAAACCTCGCGAGTATTGGGATTACGAGAATTACGTTGTCGACTGGGCCAATCAGGACGATTACCAACTGGTTCGGAAACTTGGCCGAGGCAAATATAGTGAAGTGTTCGAAGCGATTAAGATTACCAACAATGAAAAATGTGTTGTGAAGATTTTAAAGccagtcaaaaagaagaaaatcaaacgagaaatcaagaTTCTAGAAAATTTGCGCGGCGGCACAAATATTATCACTTTACTGGCTGTGGTAAAGGATCCGGTTTCACGCACACCGGCTTTAATTTTCGAGCATGTTAATAATACGGATTTTAAGCAGCTCTACCAGACACTTACCGACTATGACATCCGGTACTATCTGTATGAGCTGTTGAAGGCATTAGATTACTGTCACAGTATGGGAATTATGCACCGCGACGTCAAGCCACATAATGTGATGATCGATCATGAGAATCGAAAACTGCGGTTAATTGACTGGGGATTGGCTGAATTTTACCATCCTGGCCAGGAATACAACGTTCGTGTCGCTAGTCGCTATTTCAAAGGACCCGAACTACTCGTCGATTATCAAATGTATGACTATTCGCTCGACATGTGGTCTCTTGGGTGCATGCTTGCCTCCATGATATTTAGAAAAGAACCATTCTTTCACGGTCATGATAACTACGACCAGCTGGTACGCATTGCCAAGGTCTTGGGCACCGAGGATCTCTTTGCGTATCTAGACAAATACAACATTGAGCTAGATCCTCGCTTCAACGATATCCTCTCCAGACACTCCCGTAAACGATGGGAACGCTTCGTACACTCGGAAAATCAACATCTAGTTTCGCCGGAGGCATTAGATTTCTTGGACAAATTGCTTCGCTACGATCACTATGAGCGTCTGACCGCCAAGGAAGCCATGGAACATCCCTACTTTGCGATCATCGTTAACGGCCAAATGCCTCCACCGTCGTCCTCTATGAAAGGcagtaatcaataa
- the LOC128742447 gene encoding pyrimidine-specific ribonucleoside hydrolase RihA-like, which produces MVNWKLSRTFWLKMSLVMTVIFAVVGVLVVALGTSDASSSQSLQAVKRVIVDVDAGPDDAWAVFHLLSAESVRIEAISCVRGNTNATNVGRNVLRTLTALGRENDIPIYVGSNEPLITPAPEVKPEDMYFGSDGFSDIEFGEPHPNMTLLRIDSTFEELFKLIKKHRNDISFISLGPLTNLALLLKTYPNTRHWINEVFIMGGNRHGVGNTKNAAEFNFYKDPEAANIVINNYHRNITVLPWETASRDNLVMNQTWRFDVLGNTNNAVVKILNPVERKPLLSETDNWMPCDLLVAMAFTHPELITESKRYRADVELHGWLTRGQLVLDHANEGTGNVTIIDNMDTPTVKRMLLTLAGVAK; this is translated from the exons ATGGTCAATTGGAAATTAAGCCGAACATTTTGGTTGAAAATGTCTCTCGTAATGACGGTAATTTTTGCTGTTGTCGGTGTTCTTGTGGTTGCGCTCGGAACGAGCGATGCTAGCAGCA GTCAGTCTCTGCAAGCAGTGAAACGCGTCATCGTAGATGTGGATGCTGGACCGGACGATGCTTGGGCAGTGTTTCATCTGCTGAGCGCGGAGAGCGTGCGCATCGAAGCTATCAGCTGCGTCCGAGGCAACACCAATGCGACTAATGTGGGTCGCAATGTTTTACGAACATTGACCGCCTTGGGGCGGGAGAACGAT ATTCCCATCTACGTTGGATCGAATGAACCTTTGATTACTCCAGCTCCGGAAGTCAAACCAGAGGACATGTACTTCGGTAGTGATGGCTTTTCCGATATAGAGTTTGGTGAACCCCATCCAAACATGACTTTGCTGAGAATCGATAGCACTTTTGAGGAATTATTTAAACTGATCAAAAAGCACCGCAATGATATTAGCTTTATAAGCTTAGGTCCCTTAACGAATTTGGCACTGCTGTTGAAGACGTACCCGAACACGCGTCACTGGATCAACGAGGTTTTCATTATGGGTGGTAACAGACACGGCGTAGGAAATACGAAGAATGCGGCCGAATTTAATTTCTACAAAGATCCAGAAGCGGCGAATATCGTGATCAACAACTACCATCGAAACATAACCGTTCTTCCGTGGGAAACAGCTTCTCGAGATAATCTAGTAATGAATCAG ACCTGGCGTTTCGATGTACTGGGAAACACGAACAATGCAGTGGTCAAAATACTTAACCCGGTAGAGCGCAAACCACTACTGTCAGAAACTGATAACTGGATGCCCTGTGATTTATTGGTAGCGATGGCATTTACCCACCCGGAACTGATCACCGAAAGCAAACGATACCGGGCCGACGTGGAGCTGCACGGATGGTTAACCCGTGGTCAGCTGGTGCTGGATCATGCCAACGAAGGAACAGGAAATGTGACGATTATCGACAATATGGACACGCCGACTGTCAAGCGAATGCTACTGACGTTGGCTGGCGTAGCGAAATAA